In Dyadobacter subterraneus, the sequence CGCCACTCTCACGCCATTCCCTTACTAATTTGAACATTTCTTCTGACTGATCCATTTCGATTGGTTTTTAAGTCAAAAGTAAAAACCGCATTCTTGATAAGAAATATGTGGTTCATAGGCTGTTTACTTACTTTTTAGCCATATTCTTGAAATTTAAGCAATAATACGGACATAGGTCGAAGATGAAAGTCAATATCCTAGCAGAATTCTTGACCCTATCACTTAAAGTAAACTTTCCGGCAAGAGATTTTTATTTCCTCTTCGAATCCACTCCTGAGGCGAAATGGAAGGGTCCATCTCACAACGAACGATTTCAAAATTAGCTTTTAATTTCGTAATAATCTCTGGATCAAGCGAAAGTATATATGTTTTAGAATCCGCTAAATCCTTTTTTGTCAAGAAGCAAACGTCATGGCTAGGCGGAAGTTCATAAAGGACAAACCTTTCTAAAACATTCCATTGACCGCAGTATAGATAAGTCTCTATTGGCATATTTAGCAAAGGGATCGGATTATTTATAAAGATATCAAAAAACACCAATTCTAGTCAGGGTTGTACATATTTAATCGGACAAAACCTGTAAATAGATTATTCCTCGCAATGAGACAGAAATATTTAAATTTCAGGCATGTTCTCCGGGTGTTAATAAATAATTTTATCTGATTATTGTTTTCTAAGAACATTGAAAGTCTCCATACTTGCTCTCCAACGACATCACAGAAGATTGAAATTGCAAAAATGGGTATAGGCCATCTTCCGGTCGAAAGAAATTTCTTAAAAAAGAGTATTCGTTAAATATTGATAGCAAAGTCTTAAAAATAACTATCTTCTTACCCCTTGTAAGTAGAAACTATCTGCCATATCCATTAACAAAAGTTGAGAGTTATGGAATTAAGATTGCGGTATTAAAGACGCATTTCTGATGCTTATTCGTATTTGATTTCTGTACTACAGTGATTATTCGGATTCCGTGTATACTTGATAATATGCATTTTAAGGAGATTCAGCGCGGTATCAATCCCAGGCGAAAATCTTATAGGGTATTTATTGGTCGGGCTGTCCAGTTCTAGGCTGCCGTTACCTTAGGGAAAAATTTATTTTTTAACATAGTGGCCAGATCTACCAAGGCAGCCTCCATATTCGTTCATAATGCCAGTTATACCGAATTTTCCACCCTTACTTACACGTGAGCAAGTTTGCTACCGCAATCATTTAATCGATATTGAGTCTATTAAGACATTGTTTCCTCTATATATTTCCCATAGTCTGCTTCAATTAAATCTACCGTTACATTAGTTCGGAGGATTAGAGGTTCTTAGTCGCTATTTGCGTTTATTTACACGCATATTACGCAAACATCCCAACTTCTGCTGAATTGTGTATATTAAACACTATTTTTACAGTATCAGATTAATAATCTGACGTGAGAAATATTTAGTAAAGGGCGTGGGTTTTTCTTGCGCCCTTTTTCAATAGCTAAAATACTTAGATCCTACGGTTGTGGACCCAGCAAGGTTTAATCTGAAATGTGTATAAATGCACATTACCAAAGGTGAAGTAACTACTTTCTGGGTAGCCAGGTCAAATTCTGGTCGAAGTATTTTGAGCCTGCTAAAAACGCATTAAAGCTGTTTAAGTATAGGTGCTCTTGTTCCATCTCTTTCAGCGGGAATTTATTTTCATATTTCTCTTAAGCCAACCCTAGCTTAAAAAGTCTGGATCAGTTCACTTTCCAAAAACGGTGCTGCCGCTTCGAAGACCTATTAGACAATATCATCAAATACTGATTTACAATTATTAGCAAAATAGTTACTTTTGTTTTTTGGGAAATCTAAAACACTATACTGTCTATTAAAATTAATATAAATATTCAAAATGTTTTGAGAATTAATGATCCATTTTTGAATACAAAGTAGGAGTAGAACTGACCAAAATGAAACCCCTGACCAAGAAATTATACAGAGCATGAGAAAAAGTTAGTTCGGTGGATCTGAGAGGATTTTGTTGCTGGCGCCAGACTTGAACGAGACAACCTGAAGCAGTTGATGATATAGATTGATATTTCATATGTTGGACTATATGTGCGGATCAATTATACTGACAGCGGCCACAAGTAGTTCTTTCTAGAAAAATATTGACTGTTAATTTTGAAATCATATACGATTTGAAAATTTAGGATTTAATTTTTAATCAGGTCATTACCAGCCATTAGCAAACAACTAAATATTTATACCTTCAACAATTTCCGATGATGACCAGGGAAAATGCAGAATCGTTAATGGAAGAGGCGGAGGTATATATTGGCCGTAGATATTTTGTTACCACGAACTTTTTACTCACGGAATACGTGTTCGTTGCTGCAAAAATTAATATTGAAGGAGTGCAATTTTTTCCAGTTGCTTTGCTGAGCCCTGTTGTAATTGACAATAATATCGAGGTAGAGCTCATTAAAGTAGTCGAATATTTTAGAAGATAAGGAAATTGCAAACCAAAAATATTACTGCTTTTGACAAATGAACGTTTTTGGAGCGGCAAATTAATTTGTCGTTTGATCATATATATTTTTAAAACTGTGGGGAAGTATGTCGCCGAAGAAAATCCCAATTTATATGAGATACCAGCCACTGTGAGATTAGAACGCTATAACAAAATTTAATTTTTTAAGTCTTACATACTGTATATTCATATATGGGCAAACCTAGAAGAGGTATGTTTACTTTTCGATATAACTTTATGCTAGACATACCGATGTCTTTAGCGCTCAATTCTGAATTATCATAATGGTACCAAATATATGCTGTAAACTTAGTGTTAAATTTCCTGTCAAGCTTTTTTAGGATTTGTAAATGAGGAAATTTCTTGGGTAATTCAATGGTTTAATTTTCCTGATGCACTTATAAGGTATTTTGTACAACTCCATATCAATCAACTAATAATGAGGCTCTTGTGAAGAGAGTCTGCAGTTCACTTTGGCTTAACTTCAATGAATCTATACGTCTCTCAACTTGTTTTAATCCTGCTGCTTTTGTTTTTTGATTAGTCTCTTTTACTTGCTGTTTCTTATATGGTTCCGCTTTTGTAAGCATATTCCAAATGATCACTGCAAGCTTTCTGGCGGTAGCTGTTATAGCCAGCTAGCGAAGCTCTTTGCGGATTTGAATTTATGAATGTCATCGCCTATGGCATTCAACAGACAAAGCACCGTACTGTAACTAATCCCGGATATAGCAAACAAATCCGTTCTGAAATATTGCCAGGCAATAGAAGAGCCGTCAAATACAGGGTATCCAGCCTACCAAGTGCATATTTTTTGACAATAATGGCTTGATTACTTTTGACAAAACATAATGAAATATGGATCAGTCAGAAGAAATGTTCAAATTAGTAAGGCTGTGGCGTAAAAGCGGCCTAAGTCAAAGTGAATTTTGTAAACCGCATAATATCACGGTAGCTAAATTTGGCTACTGGGTGGGAAAAGAGAGATTGGTTGAAAAGGCGACAGGCTTCGTTCATATACCCACTCACCGTTCAGCCTCAGAAAATGCGTATGAGGTCGTTTATCCAAATGGCGTTAAAGTAAATTATCAGGGCAGCGATCTAACTGTACTCTCTGAATTGATCCGGTTTTACTGATGTTTAGTCTGGGCTCATCCCATCAATATTATCTGTACCGTGGCGATTGTGATATGCGGAAGGGTTTTGACGGACTTTGTAGTCTGGTAGATTCCGAGCTAGGAAGAGTAGCACCAGTGGCGAAGTATTTATCTTTCTAAACCGCAGACGTGCGCATATAAAAATGCTTCATTGGGAGCCGGGAGGCTTCGTACTTTACCACAAAAGACTGGAAAGTGGCAGCTTTCCTTCGCCCAAAAAGTCCGGATCCGGAAGTATTTCCTGGAGCGAGTTGGTGTTGATGATCGAGGGCGGCCGCCGCGCGGAATTCAGGTACTGAAAAGCAGTCATAGAAAGCGTTTTATTTTAAAACAATAAGTGCTTTTGATAGCTTGAAAGGCTGTTTTTTTTGTACTTTTAGGTATGCAAACGGCCCCTGTGGAAACCTTGGATAAAGATCAACTGCTCGCTCTTTTAAAAGAACGGGATCCGCAGATATCTGGTTTAACCCAGCAGAATGCATACCTGGAATCTCAGGTAGAGATGTACAAACGGATGCAATTTGGCCAGGGTGGCCCCGCCAGAAACGCGAACGTTTCGAAGGTGATCCGGCACAGATTGCGCTTCCCTTTGAAGCGGCTGTGCAGCAGGTTGTTTTACAAGAGGAAATCCTGCAAGAAAAAATCAGTTATATCCGTAAAAGGCCTAACCATAAAGGCCGTGCCGCGCTGCCCTCGCATTTACCTGTCGAAGAAATTGAGATTTATCCTACAGGCGAATTTTCAGAAATGATTTGCATCGGTAAAGAAGTTACCGAAGAGCTGGATTATGAACCCGCCCGCTTTTTGATCAAAAGATATATACGCTATAAATATGCGTCCAAAAATGGTGAAGGGGTAAAAATCGGTCAGCTTCCAGAGCGTGTAATTGATAAGGGAATACCATCTGCGGGACTTCTTGCCAGCATTTTAACCGATAAATACCAAGACCATCTCCCACGTTACCGGCAGAAACAGCGCTTTGCCAGAGAAGATATCCAGATCGCATCTTCAACGCTTGAAGGCTGGACCAAAGAAGCCTTGATCAAGCTGAAACCGCTTTACGATCAACGGGTCTTTGATATGAAATCGAAGGGCTATTGGCAGGTGGATGAAAGTGTGTGCCTTGACATGATGACAACATCATAGGCCGTTAGATTGATGATGGCAGGCCCATCGCAGGGGATGACAGGCATACCTTGCAAACCACCTTGTGGTGCTTTGACCCGAAAGGACAAGGTGCTGAGCGACAAGGAAAAGGCAGTAATAAGCTGTCAGGTAAGATTCAGTGAGCTGAACGAAAGTGAATTGGCGGAGTAAAGTATCGATATCCACCAGAATCTGTCGAAACTGAATAAAAGCTTTCTTATTCGGGAATTAAGTTTAGCGGCCGGAACCTGGTGTTGGCTAAACGGCAGACGGTACAGAGCCAACAGGACACTGAATCAGGCGATCTGGGGGAACAAGGGAATTTGTACAGGAATGAAAAGGGAAACGCACAAGCGGAAATCCCGCGAGGCAGAATACCGATGATCTGTACAGAGGCGGCCTAAGCTGTAGTACTGATGAAACCACTGTAATGGGGGTGGAGGGAAGGGCTTAGCCAGATTAGTTTTATATAACCAACAACTGTGAAAGGGATGATTGATTACTATGAGACAAAGCAGCATCCGATTACCAAGAAAATGGTATTTGATGCATACAAGAAGGTAAGGGAAAACAAAGGGAATGCCGGGATTGACGGTCAGAGCCTAGAAGACTTTGCGGAAAATCCAGCGGGGAATCTTTACAGGATCTGGAACCGGATGAGCTCTGGCAGTTATTACCCTTCGGTTGTCAAACAGGTTCTGATACCCAAGAAGTCGGCAGGTACGCGAGCTTTAGGAATCCCTTCCGTTAGTGACCGGATCGCCCAGCAGGTGGTAAAGAGTTATCTTGAACCAAAAGTAGATGATAGCTTTCACCCGGATAGTTATGGTTACCGTCCGCATAAGAGTGCACATCAGGCGTTAGCAAAAGCGACCGCCAATTGCGGATATTACGGCTGGGTAGTGGACCTTGACATACGGGGATTTTTCGATAACATTGATCATGAGCTGATGATGCTGGCAGTAAAGCAGTACACCCAGGAAAAATGGGTACTGATTTACATTGAACGCTGGCTTAAAGCCGGGGTTTTCAGGGATGGTATTATTGAGAAAAGACAAAAGGGTACACCTCAGGGAGGCGTAATCTCACCCTTGCTCAGTAATATATTCCTGCACTTTGTGTTTGACAAATGGATGGAGAAGCATCATCCGAATATGCCGTTTGAGCGGTATTGTGACGATGCGATCATTCATTGTAAAACAGAAAAGCAAGCACAGTTCATCAAGGCTGTTGTGGCGAAAAGAATGAAGGCGTGCAAACTTGCGTTGAATGAAGAGAAAACGCATATCGTGTATTGCAAGAATATGACTCATACTGAAAATCGAAAAGAAGTAAGCTTTGATTTTCTGGGTTATACTTTCCGACCGCTTCGCCGGCCTACCAAAAACGGGTGGAAACTGACATACTTTCCGTGCATGAGCACCAGCTCGAAGAATGATGTCAGGCAGAAACTCAGAAAGATTGTCTGGCGAGGTTATAGTGGGACAATACAAGAGCTAGCGAAAGTACTCAACCCTAAAATTCGGGGCTGGTATCGTTATTACTGTGAATATTCTCATTGGACAACCCGGGGACTTTGGTATTGGCTTAATCAAAAGATGGTCAAATGGATAATGAAAACCAAAAAGATGGGGAAAAGCAGAGCTCATAAATGGCTCCTGAGAGTCTATGAATCGAATCCTCGACTTTTTGAACATTGGTATTATGTGCGACCCTACTGAAATGTAAAGCTAATCTGGAAGCGCCGTGTGATGGGAGACTATCACGCACGGTGCTGTGAGAGACTTGGGCTGAAATGCCCTTGTCTACTCGACCCGATTAAAGTACTGGAAAGTGACAAGAAAGGCGCTTGCCACCAAGGCTATTACTGGGTCTATCATAGCCCTTTGGATGGTGTAGTTCTCTTTGATTATCAGCCTACAAGAGGATCCTTAGGTGCGAAAACGATGTTAGAAAGCTTCAAAGGCTATCTGCAGACGGATGGGTATGCAGTTTATGAAAAGCACGGAAAACGTAAGGACGTTACCCATCTAGCCTGCTGGGCGCATGCGCGAAGAGACCGCGACGGCGGACCGTTTTGAACGAGCACTGGATAATGACAAAACCAGAGCACAAAAAGCGCTATCGATGATCCAGCAGCTGTACGCTGTGGAGCGGAAGGCCAGCCAGCAGATGCTGGCGGCTGACGAAATTAAAGAACTGCGGCTGGCAGAATCTCTTCCGGTTATCAACGAGTTGGGAAAATGGATCTTTGAACAAATTAAAAGTACACTCCCAAAAAGCCAGATTGGGAAAGCGATGCAATATAGTTATAGCCGCTGGGATTCGCTTAGTGCATATTTATACAATGGGAATCTGCTG encodes:
- a CDS encoding transposase produces the protein MFAISGISYSTVLCLLNAIGDDIHKFKSAKSFASWL
- the tnpA gene encoding IS66 family insertion sequence element accessory protein TnpA, whose product is MDQSEEMFKLVRLWRKSGLSQSEFCKPHNITVAKFGYWVGKERLVEKATGFVHIPTHRSASENAYEVVYPNGVKVNYQGSDLTVLSELIRFY
- a CDS encoding transposase, with amino-acid sequence MWPGWPRQKRERFEGDPAQIALPFEAAVQQVVLQEEILQEKISYIRKRPNHKGRAALPSHLPVEEIEIYPTGEFSEMICIGKEVTEELDYEPARFLIKRYIRYKYASKNGEGVKIGQLPERVIDKGIPSAGLLASILTDKYQDHLPRYRQKQRFAREDIQIASSTLEGWTKEALIKLKPLYDQRVFDMKSKGYWQVDESVCLDMMTTS
- the ltrA gene encoding group II intron reverse transcriptase/maturase, with the protein product MIDYYETKQHPITKKMVFDAYKKVRENKGNAGIDGQSLEDFAENPAGNLYRIWNRMSSGSYYPSVVKQVLIPKKSAGTRALGIPSVSDRIAQQVVKSYLEPKVDDSFHPDSYGYRPHKSAHQALAKATANCGYYGWVVDLDIRGFFDNIDHELMMLAVKQYTQEKWVLIYIERWLKAGVFRDGIIEKRQKGTPQGGVISPLLSNIFLHFVFDKWMEKHHPNMPFERYCDDAIIHCKTEKQAQFIKAVVAKRMKACKLALNEEKTHIVYCKNMTHTENRKEVSFDFLGYTFRPLRRPTKNGWKLTYFPCMSTSSKNDVRQKLRKIVWRGYSGTIQELAKVLNPKIRGWYRYYCEYSHWTTRGLWYWLNQKMVKWIMKTKKMGKSRAHKWLLRVYESNPRLFEHWYYVRPY